The segment TTTAAAagtcttaagggtttggacaggctagatgcaggaagattgttctagaatttagaagattgaggggggatcttagacaCTTCTGGATAGACTGTTTTTCAGGTCCGGGGGCGATCTAAATCTCCGCTTCCAGAAGCTTTTGCCCGTCGATGAGGTGCCCGTTCTGGAGGCCCAGTTCGCCCTTGCAGAAGGCGCGCAGTTCGGGCCAGAGAGAGGGGTCCATGTATACCAGGCAGTGGATGGGGCCTTGGAGGGGCTCCAGACCTCTGCGCAGCTGAGCAAGGAACTGCCCCCGGACAAGCGGGTAGTCCCGTCCGAAGATGTCGATGTTGAGACGGAGGTGGCCAACTCCAGCCGGGACCTTGTAAGGGGCAGCCGAGAGGCTTAGGACACTGGGATTGTCCCTGCTATCTGCCATCCAACAGATGCCTCTGGTCACCAGCATCTCCAGGTTGCTCTGCAACGGCTGGTAAGGGCTCCAGTCCCAGGTGATGGTCCCGCCAGGCAGCACCTTCTCCACCACCTTGGGGTCGAGGAAGACTTCCTTGACCTCCCTGATCTCCAGACGAACGGGGTCTTCCCACCCCTTCAGGCGGTCAATGGCGGCCGATAACTTTGGCCTCAGCTCCGCGGCCAAGAAATGGAGAACCAACACTCCCTGTAGGCGAGGAGAGGCTTCTGTTAGTTGGTAGGCCTGAAGTTGGCTGGGGCCCATCTAGGCCGAACGCAGACACACTagctagtttagttcagagattagaaacatagaaacatagacaataggtgcaggagtagaggccattcggcccttcgagcctgcaccagcacc is part of the Leucoraja erinacea ecotype New England unplaced genomic scaffold, Leri_hhj_1 Leri_1699S, whole genome shotgun sequence genome and harbors:
- the nat16 gene encoding histidine N-acetyltransferase; translated protein: MAGASLELEYCLAQEADFEEVMAISTDIYGGLDYLPARYHTWLLEATRKVFLAKKEGRVVALVSVSVVDDGRTAVVEGLRVAPAERGRGIAGLVQRHALAAMKSSFPCLEVQRSSRSGPLGPEVLAKYRMICHQGVLVLHFLAAELRPKLSAAIDRLKGWEDPVRLEIREVKEVFLDPKVVEKVLPGGTITWDWSPYQPLQSNLEMLVTRGICWMADSRDNPSVLSLSAAPYKVPAGVGHLRLNIDIFGRDYPLVRGQFLAQLRRGLEPLQGPIHCLVYMDPSLWPELRAFCKGELGLQNGHLIDGQKLLEAEI